From the genome of Chthoniobacterales bacterium:
TCAAACTCACCCTTAACAACGCGACGATCGGCGGCGGTCTGATCGTCGGCGGCAGCAACATTCTCGCCGGCAACGGAACTGTTGCCGGGAATCTGTCATTCCAAAACGGCGGCAAGTTTGAGTTCAACCTCGCGAGCCCGACACTGACTGTGAATGGTCCGTCGGTGAGCTTCGTGAACTTCACCATCGCGAACATCGCCGGCCTCGACCGCACAACGCCCAACGGAACTTACACTTTGTTTGCCACGCCGTTCGGTAATGTTCAAACCAACGGCTTGGCCAATATCGGTGCGGCGAACGCGTTCGATCTGGGTGACGGGAAATCCGCTTACTTCACCATCGGCAGCCTCGAACTGAACGTTGTTCCCGAGCCATCGACTTACGCATTGTTGGCGCTGTCGGGGATCGGGTTTGCGGGCTACGTGGTGCGGCGCCGTCGTCGCTAATCGCGCAAAAACTTTCCAGGCGCTCCCTTATCCGCGGGCTTTGCGGCGCCACTCGTCGGCCTTCATTTGGAGGGCGGTGTAGCGCGTTTCCATCTGCTGCACGGCGATGCGTGTTTCGCGGAGGAGGTGGAATGAGCCGGTCATCAATCCGCCGAAGGCGACGACTCCTGCGGCGAGGGCCGCGAGTTCCACCGCCCGCACGGCGCCGAGCGGGTCGAAAGCTTCGAGGACGGCGCCAACGAGGGAAAGCAGTGTGGCCAAGGCGAAGGCACCCATGGCGAGGTAAAATCCGCGCAGGGCGCGCACGATAAGCTGCGAGCGCCGGGAGGCGGCATCGAGTTCCTGCAAGCGGCGGTCGGCCTCGGAGCCGGTGAAGGTTTTATCGGCCTCAAGTTGGCGGGCGAGTTCGCGTGCACGCTGCGTGGCGATGGCAAGACGGTTGCTCGAACTCAAGCCCATGATGGCCGAGGCATTCGTGAGCATGGCCGGTGCGACGATAAGCGACAGGGCAGCCAAGGGGCCGAGGGATGTTTCCATGACTCGCAAAATGCAGGAAAGCAGTATGGCCTGAAAGCGGAAATGCCGCACTGCTCATGCGTGCTGCGTCATGAATGCGCCGCCGCCCGGTTTCTATGCGGGAAAGTCTCTGGCCAACCAGTCGCGGGCGAGGGTGAAGTCTTCGCCGGTCAATTCGTGTCCACTGTCGCGCCACACGAGAGAGAGCTTCGCTCCGGCTTGTGACAAAAGTGCGGCTAGGCGCTGGGTGCTGTCTTGCGCGATCATGGCATCGCGACGTCCCGCAAGCAGCAGAACCGTAACACCGCCGAGTTGCGGCGGTTGGGCGGGTTCCAGCGGGACCATCGCGCGGAAAAGAACCGCGCCGGAGAGAAGGCCCGGACGCAGCAACAGCAACGAAGTTGCGATGTTCGCGCCGTTCGAGTAGCCGACGGCTATGATGTTTCCAAGATGCTGGCGGGCGGATTGGTCTTCAACGAAGTCGGCCAGTTCGTGCGTGCGCCGGATGAGGTCGTCCTCGTCAAAGACCCCCGGAGCGAGCCGCCGGAAAAAGCGGGGCTGTCCGTTTTCGAGGACTTGTCCGCGCGGGCTGAGCAATGCGGCGCCGGGCCGGAGGATTTGTCCGATCGGGATGAGATCGTTTTCATCGCCTCCCGTGCCGTGCAAAAGCAGGAGGGCGGGGGAGGTTCCGGGGTGGAAGACGTGAAGCATCAAGTTGAGGGTTGAGGAAAAAGCCGACGATCGACGTCGCTACAAAACTTTAAATCGAACACTGAACGCTCCGCCTTCGCGTCTATGCAGCGGGCGTGGATTTGGCAGCGGCGGGTTCTTGCTTCAGCTCGGCCAAGATTTTTTGAACCGCGGCGGCGGCAGTGAGTCCGTATTTCTCGCGAAGTATCGGGACGCTGCCGTGTTCGATGAATTCGTCCGGCCATCCGATGCGGACGACGGGGGTGTTGATGCGCGCTTCGGCGAGGGCTTCCATGACGGCGCAGCCGTAGCCGTTGTGCAGCACGTGGTCTTCGAAGGTGCAGACGACCTCGGCCGCCCGCGCGAAAAACTCCAGCGTTTGCGTGTCGAGCGGTTTGATCCAACGGGCATTGATCACCGCGGCGTCGATGCCCTGCGCGGCGAGAAGGTCGGCGGTGCGTTCCGCCATTTCGACCATGTTGCCGAGACCGAGGAGCAGGACACGGCGCCCGTGGCGCAGGACTTCGCTTTGCCCGATCTCGAGGATCTGCGGACG
Proteins encoded in this window:
- a CDS encoding DUF2721 domain-containing protein translates to METSLGPLAALSLIVAPAMLTNASAIMGLSSSNRLAIATQRARELARQLEADKTFTGSEADRRLQELDAASRRSQLIVRALRGFYLAMGAFALATLLSLVGAVLEAFDPLGAVRAVELAALAAGVVAFGGLMTGSFHLLRETRIAVQQMETRYTALQMKADEWRRKARG
- a CDS encoding alpha/beta hydrolase gives rise to the protein MLHVFHPGTSPALLLLHGTGGDENDLIPIGQILRPGAALLSPRGQVLENGQPRFFRRLAPGVFDEDDLIRRTHELADFVEDQSARQHLGNIIAVGYSNGANIATSLLLLRPGLLSGAVLFRAMVPLEPAQPPQLGGVTVLLLAGRRDAMIAQDSTQRLAALLSQAGAKLSLVWRDSGHELTGEDFTLARDWLARDFPA